The following coding sequences are from one Cenarchaeum symbiosum A window:
- a CDS encoding transcriptional regulator (COG1522), translating into MLNILESAYTSMALELAPETRHSAFVLINCDLGCKEEIISDLQKIGGVENARETFGAYDIVAEVHAGSESELREIITWRIRRLGRVRSTLTLKGIEGQSYR; encoded by the coding sequence ATGCTTAATATATTAGAATCCGCATATACAAGCATGGCACTGGAACTGGCTCCGGAGACGAGGCATTCTGCGTTCGTCCTGATCAACTGCGATCTGGGATGCAAAGAAGAGATCATCTCCGACCTTCAGAAGATCGGAGGCGTGGAGAACGCCCGGGAGACATTTGGGGCGTATGACATCGTTGCAGAGGTCCACGCAGGCAGCGAGAGCGAACTGCGCGAGATCATAACCTGGAGGATCAGGAGGCTGGGACGCGTAAGGTCTACCCTGACCCTGAAGGGAATAGAGGGTCAGTCCTACAGGTAG
- a CDS encoding protein-disulfide isomerase (COG1651) — protein MSAKTGNSRYLVGGLVAAVVAAAFLGGYALGGETAPASAQYQAAPAAPAAPVAAPPRPDAGQLVFASTDDDPVKGSPDAPLTVIEFSDFQCPFCNRFYQDTLPQLEREYIDTGKVNLVFRDMPLDIHPNALPAHMAAECADGQGAFWEYHDLLFDRAGQWGRLGPADLIEQLGAYADELGVGSGFDECMVMPDTVSEVRKDLAQGSGYGVTGTPTFFIGNDDVGYTKVSGAKPYESFRSIIESKLG, from the coding sequence ATGTCCGCCAAGACGGGAAATTCAAGGTATCTTGTGGGGGGCCTTGTGGCCGCCGTGGTGGCGGCCGCGTTCCTCGGCGGGTACGCGCTCGGGGGCGAGACTGCCCCCGCGTCAGCACAATACCAGGCCGCGCCTGCGGCCCCCGCAGCCCCCGTGGCTGCACCACCCCGCCCGGACGCGGGACAGCTGGTGTTTGCATCTACCGATGACGACCCAGTCAAGGGCAGCCCTGACGCGCCGCTGACCGTGATAGAGTTCTCGGACTTTCAGTGCCCGTTCTGCAACAGGTTCTACCAGGATACGCTGCCCCAGCTTGAGCGCGAGTACATCGATACGGGAAAGGTCAACCTGGTATTCAGGGACATGCCACTTGACATACACCCAAACGCGCTGCCCGCGCACATGGCCGCCGAGTGCGCCGACGGGCAGGGGGCGTTTTGGGAGTACCACGACCTGCTCTTTGACAGGGCCGGACAGTGGGGCAGGCTTGGCCCAGCCGACCTGATTGAGCAGCTTGGCGCGTACGCCGACGAGCTCGGCGTCGGGTCGGGCTTTGACGAGTGCATGGTCATGCCGGATACGGTCTCCGAGGTGCGCAAGGATCTTGCCCAGGGGTCCGGATACGGCGTGACTGGCACGCCCACATTTTTCATAGGAAATGACGACGTCGGATACACAAAGGTCTCGGGTGCAAAGCCCTATGAATCGTTCCGCTCGATAATAGAATCAAAGCTCGGATGA
- a CDS encoding thioredoxin (COG1331): protein MGYAVPNSLIHETSPYLLQHAQNPVEWYAWNKEALGRAVDEDKPIFLSIGYSACHWCHVMAHESFENENIADIMNENFINIKVDREERPDIDDIYQKGCQLATGQGGWPLSAFLTPDRKPFYIGTYIPPSSSHGRNGFESILRQLSQAWKEKPGDIKGTAEKFLETLRGGERATAPAEPDRSVLDEAAVNLLQMADTTHGGFGRAPKFPGSANISFLFRYGKLSGISKFTRFALLTLDRMARGGIFDQVGGGFHRYSTDERWLAPHFEKMLYDNALIPVNYAEAYQVTGSPAYLRIMEKTLDYVLRELSSPEGGFYSSQDADTEGEEGRYYVWSKKEVKEILGADADAFCMFYDVTDGGNWEGKTILYNGAAPSAVAFQCGITVGELDGIIERSAAKLLEARSGRVPPGLDDKVLASWNSLMVTALARGYRASGEARYLDAARRCLGFIDAKMHRDGALMRTYKGEARIPGYLDDHAYYGCALLDAFEVDAEERYLRRASEIGSHLVQNFWDEERGGFFMTSDVHEGLIVRPRSGYDLSLPSGNSAAAHLMLRLYHLTGDESCLKTAERTMSSQAQAAAENPFAFGHMLNVMYMHILGPAEITVLDKGGEIPRGLAEKFLPEALLINVASQGQLDALSRYPFFAGKSFGGNSTAYICRNKTCSAPQDTMNGVEALL, encoded by the coding sequence ATGGGATATGCTGTGCCCAACAGCCTGATCCACGAGACCAGCCCGTACCTTCTTCAGCACGCCCAGAATCCCGTCGAGTGGTACGCCTGGAACAAGGAGGCCCTGGGAAGGGCTGTGGACGAGGACAAGCCGATATTTCTCAGCATAGGGTACAGCGCATGCCACTGGTGCCACGTGATGGCGCACGAATCATTTGAGAACGAGAACATAGCCGATATAATGAACGAGAATTTTATCAACATAAAGGTCGACAGGGAGGAGCGGCCCGACATAGACGACATATACCAGAAGGGCTGCCAGCTGGCGACGGGGCAGGGCGGCTGGCCGCTGAGCGCGTTTCTCACGCCGGACCGCAAGCCGTTCTATATCGGCACGTACATACCGCCGTCGAGCTCGCACGGCAGAAACGGCTTTGAGAGCATACTGCGGCAGCTCTCCCAGGCGTGGAAAGAAAAGCCCGGGGACATAAAGGGAACGGCAGAAAAGTTCCTCGAGACGCTCCGGGGAGGAGAGCGGGCCACTGCTCCCGCCGAGCCCGACAGGTCTGTTCTCGACGAGGCGGCAGTCAACCTGCTGCAGATGGCCGACACGACTCACGGCGGGTTCGGAAGGGCGCCCAAGTTTCCAGGCTCCGCCAATATATCGTTCCTGTTCAGGTACGGCAAGTTATCTGGAATATCAAAGTTCACGCGGTTTGCGCTCTTGACTCTCGACAGGATGGCCAGGGGCGGGATATTCGACCAGGTGGGCGGCGGCTTCCACAGGTATTCGACGGACGAGCGCTGGCTGGCCCCCCACTTTGAAAAGATGCTGTACGACAACGCCCTCATACCGGTCAACTATGCAGAGGCATACCAGGTGACGGGCAGCCCAGCGTATCTTCGCATCATGGAAAAGACTCTCGACTATGTATTGCGCGAGCTATCCTCCCCGGAGGGCGGATTCTATTCCTCGCAGGATGCAGACACGGAAGGCGAGGAGGGAAGGTATTACGTATGGTCAAAAAAAGAGGTAAAGGAGATTCTGGGCGCGGATGCCGACGCCTTTTGCATGTTCTATGATGTGACAGACGGCGGCAACTGGGAGGGCAAGACTATACTGTACAACGGGGCGGCCCCCTCTGCCGTCGCATTCCAGTGCGGGATTACAGTAGGCGAGCTGGACGGGATAATCGAGCGCAGCGCGGCAAAGCTGCTAGAAGCGCGCTCAGGAAGGGTGCCGCCGGGGCTTGACGACAAGGTGCTGGCCTCTTGGAACTCGCTGATGGTGACGGCGCTGGCGCGCGGGTACAGGGCCTCGGGGGAGGCCAGATATCTTGATGCCGCGCGCCGCTGCCTCGGCTTTATAGATGCAAAGATGCACCGGGACGGGGCACTTATGCGGACCTACAAGGGCGAAGCCAGGATACCCGGATACCTTGACGACCACGCGTATTACGGCTGCGCCCTTCTTGATGCATTCGAGGTTGACGCAGAAGAGCGGTACTTGCGCAGGGCATCCGAGATAGGATCACATCTTGTGCAGAACTTTTGGGACGAGGAGAGGGGCGGATTCTTTATGACATCTGACGTGCACGAGGGGCTCATAGTCAGGCCGAGGAGCGGCTACGACCTGTCCCTCCCGTCGGGCAACTCGGCTGCCGCACATCTGATGCTCCGGCTGTACCACCTGACCGGCGATGAAAGCTGCCTCAAGACGGCCGAGAGAACGATGTCCTCGCAGGCGCAGGCTGCAGCCGAGAACCCGTTTGCCTTTGGGCACATGCTCAACGTCATGTACATGCACATATTGGGGCCCGCGGAGATTACAGTGCTGGACAAAGGAGGCGAGATACCAAGGGGCCTGGCAGAAAAATTCCTCCCCGAGGCGCTGCTGATCAACGTTGCAAGCCAGGGCCAGCTCGACGCGCTATCCAGGTATCCATTCTTTGCGGGAAAGAGCTTTGGCGGGAACAGCACGGCATACATTTGCAGAAACAAGACGTGCTCTGCGCCACAGGATACAATGAATGGGGTAGAGGCGCTGCTCTAG